A single region of the Malaclemys terrapin pileata isolate rMalTer1 chromosome 4, rMalTer1.hap1, whole genome shotgun sequence genome encodes:
- the TPCN2 gene encoding two pore channel protein 2 isoform X2 gives MAAGLYPDTGCFPYRLDCVTELFLYRDCENKTNSPAFLSPSELLYDEKDIKMHQQHSARNGKDKQQDKEWVGYFHNLPDSLTSLLVLLTTANNPDVMIPAYSKNRAYSIFFILFTVLGNLFLMNLLTAIIYNQFRGYLLKSVQSSLLRRRLGIRAAFEVLCSLKESPVSTNELCVSANTLLQVLQKVEMDSCCKQAILRTVRSCPHGILSAALFQKLFDELDKDPVKQHPPKPEYQSPFLQKVQFAFGHHFFGYLGNVVALANIISICVILVMDADKQLSERDDYFLGAINCFFILYYLLEMLLKILAMGFKRYLSYPSNRFDGLLTVILLVLEVSTFAVYGFPHPGWRPEMMGLLSLWDMVRLVNMLIVFRFLRIIPNMKFMALVASTLLDLVKNLRAFAGLLVVVFYAFAITGIVLFKGAVVPMGNTSVVNTTSGNSTLQCGTYEQLEYWPNNFDDFAAAVVTLWDVMVVNNWQVFLDAFSRYSSPWSKVFFVAWWLISSVIWVNLFVALLLENFIHKWDRHSHRQSLSEIEYQTTVELMFRDVLEEPTEEELMQKLHQHPHLQLCR, from the exons ACTGTGAGAATAAGACGAATTCTCCGGCctttctttctccttcagaaCTCCTCTATGATGAAAAAGACATTAAAATGCATCAACAGCACTCTGCCAGAAATGGCAAG GATAAGCAGCAAGACAAGGAATGGGTGGGATATTTTCACAATTTGCCAGATTCACTGACTTCACTGCTGGTGCTGCTGACTACTGCAAATAACCCTGATG TGATGATTCCTGCATATTCTAAGAATCGAGCCTATTCTATCTTCTTCATACTCTTCACTGTGTTGG GAAACCTGTTTCTGATGAACTTGCTGACAGCAATAATATACAATCAGTTTCGAGGATACCTTCTG AAATCGGTTCAGTCCTCGCTCTTGAGGAGACGTTTAGGAATCCGGGCTGCATTCGAAGTGCTGTGCTCCCTGAAGGAGAGTCCTGTCAGTACAAATGA attgtgtgtcagtgctaaTACCTTACTACAAGTGCTTCAAAAAGTTGAAATGGATTCTTGCTGCAAGCAAGCCATCTTGAGG ACAGTTCGGTCATGCCCTCATGGCATACTGTCAGCTGCCCTGTTTCAGAAACTCTTTGATGAACTTGACAAAGATCCTGTTAAACAG caTCCTCCCAAACCAGAGTACCagtctccttttctgcagaaagtgCAGTTTGCTTTTGGCCATCACTTCTTTGGCTACTTAGGGAACGTAGTAGCACTAGCAAACATCATTTCTATATGT gtCATCTTGGTAATGGATGCAGATAAGCAGCTTTCTGAACGGGATGACTACTTCTTGGGG GCTATAAATTGTTTTTTTATCCTGTACTATCTGCTGGAAATGCTGCTGAAAATACTGGCAATGGGATTTAAAAGATACTTATCGTACCCAAGCAATAGATTTGATGGACTTCTGACTGTAATTCTGCTG GTTTTGGAGGTCTCAACTTTTGCTGTGTATGGATTTCCTCATCCAGGCTG GAGACCCGAAATGATGGGGTTGCTGTCTCTGTGGGATATGGTGCGCCTGGTGAATATGCTAATTGTATTCAGATTTCTGCGGATTATCCCTAATATGAAG ttcatGGCTTTGGTTGCCAGTACATTGCTGGATCTGGTGAAAAACTTAAgagcctttgcagggctgctggtg GTGGTTTTCTATGCGTTTGCTATAACTGGCATAGTGCTATTTAAAGGTGCTGTTGTTCCTATGGGAAATACTAG TGTTGTCAATACAACATCTGGTAACAGCACCTTGCAGTGTGGCACCTATGAGCAGTTGGAGTATTGGCCAAACAACTTTGATGACTTTGCT GCTGCGGTAGTAACTCTCTGGGATGTCATGGTGGTGAACAATTGGCAAGTTTTCCTGGATGCATTTTCAAGATATTCAAGTCC GTGGTCAAAGGTCTTTTTTGTAGCCTGGTGGCTAATTTCCTCTGTCATCTGGGTCAATTTGTTCGTAGCCTTACTTCTGGAG AACTTTATTCACAAGTGGGACCGTCACTCCCATCGGCAGTCTCTCTCAGAAATTGAATACCAGACAACAGTGGAATTAATGTTCAG